Proteins from a single region of Amycolatopsis sp. CA-230715:
- a CDS encoding ArsR/SmtB family transcription factor — protein sequence MLRIHFTVEDLARLRMVSDLGPLTESVFALNLLGGDDTVALRPWAKRVRAELGAAARFEWVLREHGPLPSLLRLVGPGGPERGDAPFAGRGAAAIAEFCRTVVLPYWGRIHTHLEQVRDARGRIVIANGLESLFGSLHPRLHWNPPVLELHHGPDIDVHLGGRGLLLSPSFFLHDRSCLVVDGVGEQGQRGLAFPIDAAMKAELWESREPDDQALGDLVGHTRAAALHALKTGCSTGMLAERLGISVAGASKHAAVLRRSGLITTTRQRTMALHELTPLGRALAQSHEPAAPVETAGTTVPRPREVWNTHVS from the coding sequence ATGTTGCGCATCCACTTCACGGTCGAGGATCTCGCGAGACTGCGGATGGTTTCGGACCTCGGTCCCCTCACCGAAAGCGTGTTCGCGCTGAACCTGCTCGGCGGCGACGACACCGTGGCACTGCGCCCGTGGGCGAAGCGCGTGCGCGCCGAACTCGGCGCGGCGGCGCGGTTCGAATGGGTGCTCCGCGAGCACGGGCCGCTGCCCTCGCTGCTCCGGCTGGTCGGTCCCGGCGGGCCGGAGCGCGGCGACGCGCCGTTCGCCGGTCGCGGGGCCGCGGCGATCGCGGAGTTCTGCCGGACGGTCGTGCTGCCGTACTGGGGCAGGATCCACACGCACCTGGAACAGGTTCGCGACGCGAGGGGCCGGATCGTGATCGCCAACGGCCTCGAGAGCTTGTTCGGCTCGCTGCACCCGAGGCTGCACTGGAACCCGCCGGTGCTCGAACTGCACCACGGTCCGGACATCGACGTCCACCTCGGCGGGCGGGGTCTCCTGCTGAGCCCGTCCTTCTTCCTGCACGACCGCTCGTGCCTGGTGGTGGACGGGGTGGGCGAACAGGGGCAGCGGGGGCTCGCGTTCCCGATCGACGCGGCGATGAAGGCGGAGCTCTGGGAGTCGCGGGAACCGGACGACCAGGCACTCGGCGATCTGGTCGGGCACACCAGGGCGGCCGCCTTGCACGCGCTGAAAACCGGCTGCAGCACCGGGATGCTCGCCGAACGGCTCGGCATCTCGGTGGCGGGGGCGAGCAAGCACGCCGCCGTGCTGCGGCGTTCCGGGCTCATCACGACCACCCGTCAGCGGACGATGGCGTTGCACGAGCTGACGCCGCTGGGACGCGCGCTGGCGCAGAGCCACGAACCCGCGGCGCCGGTCGAAACCGCCGGTACGACGGTGCCGAGGCCGCGCGAGGTGTGGAACACTCACGTTTCGTGA
- a CDS encoding sensor histidine kinase, with protein sequence MDRRGAAARPRFWRRRGLWCTVAAVFFLGPASVGPAGVVPAAVSALVAVCVAIWRWPSGRVGFPAAVAACSAVSLLVDTCYVDTPTMAVLWLPFELAALLVLLGRVIRVVPSNRVVAVATLAGLTALALPLRFTARNPSVEWDDSVILLALVVFPLAYAIGVGAYLRSLDARRVNAVSDARREQRLEVARDLHDFVAHEVTGIVVEVQAAQFAQYDEREARALFARVEEAGLRALESMDRTLQALRDPASAQDARPARLYGVGDLPELVDRFAANAAARVEFAMDEAAPGRLDREADATAYTLVLEALTNVRRHAPAATKVAVSVAFADGPALELSVVDDGGGRGPKLARTGGGTGLAGLRDRFETLGGTLCTGPVRTGWGVRGSLPVPEQPGNRGRRLSG encoded by the coding sequence GTGGATAGACGGGGTGCGGCGGCCCGCCCGCGCTTCTGGCGCAGGCGCGGGCTGTGGTGCACCGTGGCCGCGGTGTTCTTCCTCGGCCCCGCGTCGGTCGGGCCCGCCGGTGTCGTGCCCGCCGCGGTGTCCGCGCTGGTCGCCGTGTGCGTCGCGATCTGGCGCTGGCCGTCGGGGCGGGTCGGCTTCCCGGCCGCGGTTGCCGCCTGCTCGGCGGTGTCCTTGCTGGTGGACACGTGCTACGTCGACACGCCGACGATGGCCGTGCTGTGGCTGCCGTTCGAACTGGCCGCGCTGCTGGTCCTGCTCGGCAGGGTGATCAGGGTGGTGCCCTCGAACCGGGTGGTCGCCGTCGCGACGCTGGCCGGGCTCACCGCGCTCGCGCTCCCGCTGCGGTTCACCGCGCGCAACCCGTCGGTCGAGTGGGACGACTCGGTGATCCTGCTGGCGCTGGTCGTGTTCCCGCTCGCCTACGCGATCGGGGTAGGCGCCTACCTTCGCTCGCTCGACGCGCGAAGGGTCAACGCCGTCTCGGACGCGCGCCGCGAGCAACGGCTCGAGGTCGCCCGCGATCTCCACGACTTCGTCGCCCACGAGGTCACCGGGATCGTGGTCGAGGTGCAGGCCGCCCAGTTCGCGCAGTACGACGAACGGGAAGCGCGCGCGTTGTTCGCACGCGTGGAAGAAGCGGGTCTCCGTGCGCTGGAGTCGATGGACCGCACGCTCCAGGCGCTCCGGGACCCCGCCTCCGCCCAGGACGCGCGTCCCGCCCGGCTGTACGGCGTCGGCGATCTGCCCGAGCTGGTCGACCGGTTCGCCGCCAACGCGGCGGCCCGCGTGGAGTTCGCCATGGACGAGGCCGCGCCCGGCAGGCTCGACAGGGAGGCCGACGCGACGGCGTACACGCTCGTGCTGGAGGCGCTGACGAACGTGCGCAGGCACGCCCCCGCGGCGACGAAGGTGGCGGTCAGCGTGGCGTTCGCCGACGGGCCAGCGCTGGAGCTGTCGGTCGTCGACGACGGCGGCGGGCGGGGGCCGAAGCTCGCGCGCACGGGCGGCGGTACGGGCCTCGCCGGGTTGCGCGACCGGTTCGAGACGCTGGGGGGAACGTTGTGCACCGGGCCGGTGCGCACGGGGTGGGGGGTGCGTGGCTCGCTGCCCGTGCCCGAGCAGCCGGGGAATCGCGGCAGGCGGCTTTCCGGCTGA
- the eboE gene encoding metabolite traffic protein EboE: MISYCTNVHPAEDLEGILAQLDRYSVRVREYCDEDLLGVGLWLAAPVARGLAENRDVLAKFRAELDARGLGVCTLNAFPYGGFHDEVVKRAVYHPKWTERARLRYTLDCVTVLGGLLAEDAAYGSISTLPLAWREPWAPADDDAATRALATLTEVLDRGERPIRLAVEPEPGCVLDTVADALRWLSGRVDPAHIGLCLDTCHLAVSFADPAATLRQIAEAGFDVVKVQASAALHVAEPAAECARAALAAFAEPRYLHQVRERAADGTVLASDDLPAADLPARGPWRVHFHVPLHTAPPAPLSGTTDVLRAVFAGLRGDPHVEVETYTWTVLPGGVDDLARGIAAELRWARGELDSGRAAS, translated from the coding sequence ATGATCTCCTACTGCACCAACGTGCACCCGGCCGAAGACCTCGAAGGCATACTCGCCCAGCTCGACCGCTATTCGGTCCGCGTGCGCGAGTATTGCGACGAGGACCTGCTCGGTGTCGGGCTGTGGCTTGCCGCGCCGGTCGCGCGCGGGCTCGCCGAAAACCGCGACGTGCTGGCGAAGTTCCGTGCGGAACTCGACGCGCGCGGGCTCGGGGTGTGCACGCTCAACGCCTTCCCGTACGGCGGTTTCCACGACGAGGTGGTCAAACGCGCGGTCTACCATCCGAAGTGGACGGAGCGGGCGCGCCTGCGGTACACGCTCGACTGCGTGACCGTGCTGGGCGGGCTGCTCGCCGAGGACGCGGCGTACGGCAGCATTTCGACCTTGCCACTGGCCTGGCGCGAACCGTGGGCCCCGGCGGACGACGACGCGGCCACGCGGGCGCTCGCCACGCTGACCGAGGTGCTCGACCGCGGCGAACGCCCGATCCGGCTGGCCGTCGAACCCGAGCCCGGCTGTGTGCTGGACACCGTCGCCGACGCGCTGCGCTGGTTGTCCGGCAGGGTCGATCCGGCGCACATCGGGCTCTGCCTGGACACCTGCCACCTCGCGGTGTCCTTCGCCGACCCGGCGGCCACCCTGCGGCAGATCGCCGAAGCCGGGTTCGACGTGGTGAAGGTGCAGGCGTCGGCCGCACTGCACGTCGCCGAGCCCGCGGCCGAGTGCGCGCGGGCCGCGCTGGCCGCCTTCGCCGAACCGCGGTACCTGCACCAGGTGCGCGAACGCGCGGCGGACGGCACGGTGCTGGCCTCGGACGACCTGCCCGCGGCCGATCTCCCCGCGCGGGGGCCGTGGCGCGTCCACTTCCACGTTCCCCTGCACACCGCCCCGCCCGCGCCGCTGAGCGGCACCACCGATGTGCTGCGCGCGGTGTTCGCCGGGCTCCGCGGAGACCCGCACGTCGAGGTCGAGACCTACACCTGGACCGTGCTGCCGGGCGGGGTGGACGACCTCGCCCGCGGCATCGCCGCCGAGCTGCGCTGGGCGCGCGGGGAACTGGACTCCGGAAGGGCCGCTTCATGA
- a CDS encoding DUF4097 family beta strand repeat-containing protein produces the protein MSRVATGSLMAVVGLLGLGSCAELGVPAESFADDTAITTKITSIRLDSGAGSVRVHRGTATSVHREVHYSGNRPGGTSRVDGEQLVLEACRVRHCEADYDVIVPDRVKVVGQTESGAVTVDAGVAGDVDVTAASGALTITDVPGPVAARSDSGKITLASIGGAVTVQTGSAAVSLDKVAGAVSAKVDSGGVTGAGIGGDCDVQVGSGTVALSLLNPRSVRAVTDSGDIDLTVPNAAYQVTAANDGGPVTTGVPNTTGAPRKLDARAGAGGIKITTT, from the coding sequence ATGTCGCGTGTCGCAACGGGATCGCTGATGGCGGTCGTCGGCCTGCTCGGCCTCGGCAGCTGTGCCGAACTCGGCGTCCCCGCCGAGTCCTTCGCCGACGACACCGCGATCACCACCAAGATCACCAGCATCCGCCTCGACTCCGGCGCGGGGAGCGTCCGCGTCCACCGCGGCACCGCCACGAGCGTGCACCGCGAAGTGCACTACAGCGGCAACCGGCCCGGCGGGACGAGCCGGGTCGACGGCGAGCAGCTGGTGCTCGAAGCGTGCCGCGTGCGCCACTGCGAGGCCGACTACGACGTGATCGTCCCGGACCGGGTCAAGGTGGTGGGGCAGACGGAATCCGGCGCGGTGACCGTCGACGCGGGGGTCGCCGGTGACGTCGACGTCACCGCGGCGTCGGGCGCTTTGACGATCACCGACGTGCCGGGCCCGGTGGCGGCGCGCAGCGATTCGGGCAAGATCACGCTGGCCTCGATCGGCGGCGCGGTCACCGTGCAGACCGGCTCCGCCGCGGTCTCGCTCGACAAGGTGGCCGGCGCGGTGTCCGCGAAGGTCGACTCCGGTGGGGTCACCGGAGCCGGGATCGGCGGGGACTGCGATGTCCAGGTCGGTTCCGGCACGGTCGCGCTCAGCCTGCTGAACCCGCGTTCCGTGCGCGCGGTGACCGACAGCGGCGACATCGACCTGACCGTGCCGAACGCGGCCTACCAGGTCACGGCTGCGAACGACGGCGGGCCCGTCACGACCGGCGTGCCGAACACCACGGGCGCGCCGCGGAAACTGGACGCGCGGGCGGGCGCCGGCGGGATCAAGATCACCACGACCTGA
- a CDS encoding alkaline phosphatase family protein, whose product MKPLVVLDVVGLTPKALRHMPRLAALADRGWLAELGTVLPAVTCSAQSTFLTGLLPARHGIVGNGWYFRDLGEIFLWRQHNRLVRGEKLWETARSACHGYTSANVCWWYAMGMTTDVTVTPRPIYHADGRKSPDAYVRPAGLHDQLTAELGTFPLFQYWGPTASLASSRWIIGAARKLLRERSPDLLLTYVPHLDYDHQRFGPDDPRSAAAARELDDALAPLLDDALDRGASVVALSEYGITGVSRPVDINRALRREGVLEVYTQAGMEYLDPWASRAFAVADHQVAQVYVRDPADLARVRAVLGELAGVDEVLDREAQARYGLDHERAGDLVAVAEPDAWFTYYYWTDDDRAPDFARGVEIHRKPGYDPAELFFDPADRLAKAKAGVNLAKKFAGLRYAMNVVPTDPRWVRGSHGRLPDNAGDGPVLLCSDRAAEPPGRLAATEVHPLLLSLQGFR is encoded by the coding sequence ATGAAACCCCTCGTGGTGCTCGACGTCGTAGGGCTGACCCCCAAGGCGCTGCGGCACATGCCGCGGTTGGCCGCGCTGGCCGACCGCGGCTGGCTGGCCGAGCTGGGCACCGTGCTGCCCGCGGTCACGTGCAGCGCCCAGTCCACCTTCCTCACCGGGCTGCTGCCCGCCCGGCACGGCATCGTCGGCAACGGCTGGTACTTCCGCGATCTCGGCGAGATCTTCCTGTGGCGCCAGCACAACCGGCTCGTACGGGGCGAAAAGCTCTGGGAGACCGCGCGTTCCGCGTGCCACGGCTACACCTCGGCCAACGTGTGCTGGTGGTACGCGATGGGCATGACCACCGACGTCACCGTGACCCCCCGGCCGATCTACCACGCCGACGGCCGCAAGTCGCCCGACGCCTACGTGCGCCCGGCCGGGCTGCACGACCAGCTGACCGCGGAGCTGGGAACCTTCCCGCTGTTCCAGTACTGGGGCCCGACGGCGTCACTGGCCTCCAGCAGGTGGATCATCGGCGCCGCCCGCAAACTGCTCAGGGAACGCAGTCCCGATCTCCTCCTGACCTACGTGCCGCACCTGGACTACGACCACCAGCGCTTCGGCCCGGACGACCCGCGTTCGGCGGCCGCCGCACGCGAACTGGACGACGCGCTGGCCCCGCTGCTCGACGACGCGCTCGACCGGGGTGCCTCCGTGGTCGCGCTCAGCGAATACGGCATCACCGGCGTCAGCCGCCCGGTCGACATCAACCGCGCGCTACGCCGCGAGGGCGTGCTGGAGGTCTACACCCAGGCCGGTATGGAGTACCTCGACCCGTGGGCGTCGCGAGCCTTCGCCGTCGCCGATCACCAGGTCGCGCAGGTCTACGTGCGGGACCCCGCCGATCTGGCACGGGTGCGGGCGGTGCTCGGCGAGCTGGCCGGGGTGGACGAGGTCCTCGACCGCGAGGCGCAGGCCAGGTACGGCCTCGACCACGAGCGCGCCGGTGACCTGGTCGCGGTGGCCGAACCGGACGCGTGGTTCACCTACTACTACTGGACCGACGACGACCGCGCGCCGGACTTCGCGCGCGGCGTGGAGATCCACCGCAAACCGGGCTACGACCCGGCGGAGCTGTTCTTCGACCCCGCGGACCGGCTCGCGAAGGCCAAGGCGGGGGTGAACCTGGCGAAGAAGTTCGCCGGGCTGCGGTACGCGATGAACGTGGTCCCCACCGATCCGCGCTGGGTGCGCGGTTCGCACGGCAGGCTGCCGGACAATGCCGGGGACGGTCCGGTGCTGCTCTGCTCGGACCGCGCCGCCGAGCCGCCAGGCAGGCTGGCCGCCACCGAGGTGCACCCGCTGCTGCTGTCCCTGCAGGGGTTCCGCTGA
- a CDS encoding FAD-dependent monooxygenase gives MTRARVAIVGAGIGGLAAAAALVRAGCAVEVYEQAPALREVGVGLHLGPNGSRLLYRWGLGDRIRAVASTPEAMEVRHAGDGRVLVRQPMGDEWTEKFGAPYHTVHRVDLHRILAAEVPSENVHLGRELVDFAEDADGVSLRFADGTTATADVLVGADGVHSRIRRAVAGPDVPVFSGTSAFRGVLESSRLSGASGEVMSMWVGGRARLLCYPVRGGDLTTFVVIVPDESWDRESWSAAGDPADLAAALDGWPPAVSAITEVREVRRWALYDREPLESWGGGRVTLLGDAAHPMLPHHGQGASQAIEDAVALARCVGDAAADGFTGTAAASALGRYEAVRRPHTTLVQTGSRGSGTLKLTGEGPKRDGGALSSMVDDVAWLHHYDVEVALAETPDGSGASAPLR, from the coding sequence GTGACGAGGGCACGGGTCGCGATCGTCGGCGCGGGTATCGGCGGGCTGGCCGCCGCCGCGGCGCTGGTGCGCGCCGGATGCGCGGTCGAGGTCTACGAACAGGCGCCCGCGCTGCGGGAGGTCGGAGTCGGGCTGCACCTGGGCCCGAACGGCAGCAGGCTGCTGTACCGCTGGGGACTCGGTGACCGGATCCGCGCGGTGGCCTCGACCCCGGAGGCGATGGAGGTGCGGCACGCGGGCGACGGACGCGTGCTGGTGCGCCAGCCGATGGGGGACGAGTGGACCGAGAAGTTCGGCGCGCCATACCACACCGTCCACCGCGTCGACCTGCACCGGATACTGGCCGCCGAGGTGCCGTCGGAAAACGTGCACCTCGGGCGCGAGCTCGTGGACTTCGCCGAGGACGCCGACGGGGTCTCCCTGCGGTTCGCCGACGGCACCACGGCGACGGCGGACGTCCTGGTCGGGGCGGACGGCGTGCACTCGCGGATCCGCCGCGCGGTGGCGGGTCCGGACGTCCCGGTGTTCTCGGGGACGAGCGCGTTCCGCGGTGTGCTCGAGAGCAGCAGGCTTTCCGGCGCTTCGGGCGAGGTCATGTCGATGTGGGTCGGCGGCAGGGCGCGGCTGCTCTGCTACCCCGTGCGGGGCGGGGACCTGACCACGTTCGTGGTGATCGTCCCCGACGAGAGCTGGGATCGCGAATCCTGGAGCGCCGCGGGGGATCCGGCGGATCTCGCGGCGGCGCTCGACGGGTGGCCGCCCGCGGTCTCGGCGATCACGGAAGTGCGCGAGGTCCGCCGATGGGCGCTGTACGACCGTGAACCGCTGGAGTCGTGGGGCGGCGGCAGGGTCACGCTGCTCGGAGACGCCGCCCATCCGATGCTGCCGCACCACGGGCAGGGCGCGAGCCAGGCGATCGAGGACGCGGTCGCGCTCGCCCGGTGCGTCGGGGACGCCGCCGCGGACGGCTTCACCGGCACCGCCGCGGCGTCCGCGCTGGGGCGCTACGAAGCGGTTCGCCGTCCACACACGACACTCGTGCAGACCGGGTCGCGGGGCAGCGGCACGCTCAAGCTCACGGGGGAAGGGCCGAAGCGGGACGGCGGGGCGTTGTCCTCGATGGTGGACGACGTGGCCTGGTTGCACCACTACGACGTCGAGGTGGCACTGGCCGAAACCCCCGACGGATCGGGGGCGTCCGCGCCGCTTCGCTGA
- a CDS encoding MFS transporter has protein sequence MTERTAPRPLYRNRNYNILWTGLLVSELGYEIALIGFPLLIMAQSGSALQMGLVSTVVAVAHMAGNVPAGVIADRWHRGKVLVTCQCVRAVAMTCLGATLVFGGYSFAVVLAVAVVDGLCGAVFEPTEQATLPHLVAAEQLPRAVARNTARPYLATLFGPAIAGFLFTVHHTVPFLADAAMLAISCTALLFLRLPRRRAERDPAAGPRRAHRDLLDGFRWLLGQRVLRTTLVWLMCSQIVFSGLVIIILVRSGEDDIAPGGIGVMMACFGAGGVLGAAAAAKLHAALPSVVIIIGFSWVAAALTLVMAFVPSGVPLGLVFGALVFFLPVMITTVTTYQLVVTPDGLRGRVSGVVGFCAGAASAVGPLAGALVVGAAGDGSSGVLLCAGALACVAIGASLSPSLLRFPTVRPVEPD, from the coding sequence GTGACCGAACGCACCGCGCCCCGGCCGCTCTACCGGAACCGGAACTACAACATCCTCTGGACCGGCCTGCTGGTCTCCGAACTCGGGTACGAGATAGCGCTCATCGGGTTCCCGCTGCTCATCATGGCGCAGTCGGGGTCCGCGCTGCAGATGGGCCTGGTGTCCACAGTGGTCGCGGTAGCGCACATGGCGGGCAACGTGCCTGCCGGGGTGATCGCGGACCGGTGGCACCGAGGCAAGGTACTGGTGACCTGCCAGTGCGTCCGGGCCGTCGCGATGACGTGCCTCGGTGCCACGCTGGTGTTCGGCGGCTACTCGTTCGCGGTGGTGCTGGCGGTCGCGGTCGTGGACGGGTTGTGCGGCGCGGTGTTCGAACCGACCGAGCAGGCGACGTTGCCGCACCTGGTCGCCGCCGAGCAGTTGCCGCGCGCGGTGGCGCGCAACACCGCGAGACCGTATCTCGCGACCCTGTTCGGCCCGGCGATCGCCGGATTCCTGTTCACCGTGCACCACACGGTGCCGTTCCTGGCGGACGCGGCGATGCTCGCGATCTCGTGCACGGCGCTGCTCTTCCTGCGCCTGCCCCGAAGACGGGCCGAGCGCGACCCGGCGGCGGGGCCCCGGCGCGCGCACCGGGATCTGCTGGACGGGTTCCGCTGGCTGCTCGGGCAGCGGGTGCTCAGAACCACCCTGGTGTGGCTGATGTGCTCGCAGATCGTGTTCAGCGGGCTGGTGATCATCATTCTGGTGCGCTCCGGGGAGGACGACATCGCGCCGGGCGGCATCGGCGTCATGATGGCGTGCTTCGGCGCGGGCGGTGTGCTGGGTGCCGCGGCCGCGGCGAAGCTGCACGCCGCCCTGCCTTCGGTGGTGATCATCATCGGGTTTTCGTGGGTCGCGGCCGCGTTGACGCTGGTGATGGCGTTCGTGCCGAGCGGTGTCCCGCTCGGCTTGGTGTTCGGCGCGCTCGTGTTCTTCCTGCCGGTGATGATCACGACCGTCACCACGTACCAGCTCGTGGTCACTCCCGACGGCCTGCGCGGGCGGGTCAGCGGCGTGGTCGGGTTCTGCGCCGGTGCGGCCAGCGCGGTGGGGCCGCTCGCGGGCGCGCTGGTCGTCGGTGCCGCCGGTGACGGGTCGTCGGGTGTCCTGCTGTGCGCCGGTGCGTTGGCCTGCGTCGCGATCGGAGCGTCGCTGAGCCCGAGCCTGCTCCGCTTCCCCACGGTCAGGCCGGTCGAACCGGACTGA
- a CDS encoding ArsR/SmtB family transcription factor, producing MLRVVFTLEDFVRLRMTPGLGPVAESVFALDAFGRRGGPALEGWRRRTGARLGDRLAEVHQLIRDGRPVPDLLWLLERRRDASPSKQLNTVLAFCRVAVLPHWSRLHGQLETDRETRGRLAISGGVEAVLGALHPRVRWNAPALELPDEPDGEIRLDGKGLLLCPSAFLSGTGPVVLRAEKESGMPVIAFPAQVDLAALTDPGGESEPNEQVLGALVGATRAAALFALTESCTTGALSQRLGISLAGASKHATVLRKAGLVTTTRNRNTALHTLTSLGVALMQNGAVAGALGSRQSVPV from the coding sequence GTGCTGCGCGTGGTGTTCACGCTCGAAGACTTCGTACGCCTGAGGATGACGCCGGGTCTGGGGCCGGTCGCGGAAAGCGTTTTCGCCTTGGACGCCTTCGGCAGACGCGGCGGACCGGCGCTCGAAGGATGGCGACGGCGGACCGGCGCCAGGCTGGGGGACCGGCTGGCGGAGGTGCACCAGCTGATCAGGGACGGCCGTCCGGTGCCCGATCTGCTCTGGCTGCTCGAAAGACGACGTGACGCCTCGCCGTCGAAACAGCTGAACACGGTGCTCGCGTTCTGCCGGGTCGCCGTGCTGCCCCACTGGAGCCGATTGCACGGACAGCTGGAGACCGATCGCGAAACGCGCGGGCGGCTCGCGATCAGCGGTGGTGTCGAAGCGGTGCTCGGCGCTCTGCATCCCCGCGTGCGGTGGAACGCGCCCGCGCTCGAACTGCCCGACGAGCCGGACGGGGAGATCCGCCTCGACGGCAAGGGTTTGCTGTTGTGCCCGTCCGCGTTCCTGTCCGGCACCGGCCCGGTCGTGCTCCGCGCCGAAAAGGAGTCCGGGATGCCGGTGATCGCCTTTCCCGCGCAGGTCGACCTGGCGGCGCTCACCGATCCCGGCGGCGAGAGCGAGCCGAACGAGCAGGTGCTCGGTGCGCTGGTGGGCGCGACCCGCGCGGCCGCGCTGTTCGCGCTGACCGAGAGCTGCACCACGGGGGCGTTGTCGCAGCGGCTGGGAATTTCGCTCGCGGGCGCGAGCAAGCACGCGACCGTGCTGCGCAAGGCCGGGCTGGTGACGACGACCAGGAACCGCAACACCGCGCTGCACACGTTGACCTCGCTGGGTGTCGCGCTGATGCAGAACGGCGCGGTCGCGGGCGCGCTCGGGTCGAGGCAGTCGGTGCCGGTCTGA
- a CDS encoding response regulator, producing MTIRLLVADDQEMVRRGMRRVLESQPDMEVVCEAADGVTALELAERYRPDVALMDIRMPRLDGLEVTRKLAGPDAVTPVRVVVVTTFDLDEYVYPALRNGASGFLLKRSGPPLLVEAVRAAMNGDSLISPSITVRLLRHVTDAKPSPRTPAEPLTEREIEISGKVAQGRTNADIGAELFISAGTVKTHVAAIQRKLGVRNRVGIAVWAYEMGYARSQAS from the coding sequence GTGACTATTCGGTTGCTGGTCGCGGACGACCAGGAAATGGTGCGGCGGGGAATGCGCCGGGTGCTGGAAAGCCAGCCGGACATGGAAGTGGTGTGCGAGGCGGCGGACGGGGTGACGGCGCTGGAGCTCGCCGAGCGGTACCGGCCCGACGTGGCGTTGATGGACATCCGCATGCCGAGGCTGGACGGGCTCGAGGTCACCAGGAAGCTGGCCGGGCCCGACGCGGTCACGCCGGTCAGGGTGGTCGTGGTGACCACGTTCGATCTCGACGAATATGTCTACCCTGCCTTGCGGAACGGTGCCTCGGGCTTCCTGCTGAAGCGGTCCGGTCCGCCGCTGCTGGTCGAGGCGGTGCGCGCGGCGATGAACGGCGACAGCCTGATCAGCCCGTCGATCACGGTGCGCCTGCTGCGGCACGTGACCGACGCGAAGCCGAGTCCGCGGACGCCCGCCGAGCCGTTGACCGAACGCGAGATCGAGATCTCGGGCAAGGTGGCGCAGGGCCGGACGAACGCCGACATCGGCGCCGAGCTGTTCATCTCGGCCGGCACGGTCAAGACGCACGTCGCGGCGATCCAGCGCAAGCTGGGCGTGCGCAACCGCGTCGGGATCGCCGTGTGGGCCTACGAAATGGGCTACGCGCGCAGTCAGGCGTCCTAA